In Citrus sinensis cultivar Valencia sweet orange chromosome 4, DVS_A1.0, whole genome shotgun sequence, one DNA window encodes the following:
- the LOC127901864 gene encoding uncharacterized protein LOC127901864 produces MSKGKEKVVEVGDDELGFLPSLPADSAFDPGAPLEPTRSSVGTSARRMSPQTTSTSGSSGEEGSSGSGGTLSEKGEGDSGEVSPSGTSRPKERGTVGGRALSRDYAIDYMSCTTTFDELNDLRLRYSIPGEIPLKVPGKKDAPSRPPRGYVTLYLDSFNYGLRCPLQPYFARILNGLNLAPGQLNPNGWRVLSVSWGVHFPLRPGQLKRVEAVLVNSCSSRELLTTYNLLESRLILPGHRMEDAVIGALTRKRSRPPTTKRDESKDAPTAKRANIVQQAPLLKILPPAPVKVGEASGVATDPATSSPPVGPRSRLPDSRAEQLVPYLNEFTKSVSNKDLEDFDGRTLGELVGAMQHSAFHLSCMTTYYKAKVGRYDRKMKEDIQLATSRADVAEKKAAELNLENLKLIEQESLAQAKAITLEEELTKVQEDLQRQKAMYEAQLESLRDSHRAQVENLEREADNQYDQGLRHFYRCIMAVLGKQHPDLKVDDLAAGVARHIDEEAAKEDAEGVEPIVIEEENSHLRAVPAEVLGVVLYELALTIRVKDKR; encoded by the exons ATGTCGAAGGGTAAGGAGAAGGTCGTTGAGGTTGGTGACGACGAACTAGGTTTTTTGCCTAGTCTGCCCGCTGATTCTGCTTTTGACCCCGGGGCCCCCTTAGAACCCACTAGGTCTAGTGTCGGGACTAGCGCTAGGAGGATGTCCCCCCAAACGACCTCCACGAGCGGAAGTAGTGGTGAAGAGGGATCTTCTGGCTCTGGAGGCACCTTGAGTGAGAAGGGGGAAGGTGATTCTGGTGAGGTGTCTCCATCTGGAACATCACGACCAAAAGAACGGGGTACAGTAGGAGGTAGAGCCTTGTCGCGTGATTATGCCATTGATTACATGTCGTGTACGACCACGTTTGACGAGCTCAATGACCTCCGACTTAGGTATAGTATTCCTGGTGAGATACCTCTCAAGGTCCCGGGAAAGAAGGATGCTCCCAGCCGGCCTCCTAGGGGGTATGTTACCCTGTACTTGGACAGCTTTAATTACGGGCTGAGGTGTCCCTTGCAACCTTACTTTGCCCGGATACTTAACGGGCTAAATCTAGCTCCTGGTCAGCTGAATCCCAATGGGTGGAGAGTgctctctg TTTCTTGGGGCGTTCATTTCCCACTCCGACCTGGCCAGCTCAAACGGGTTGAGGCTGTGCTAGTCAATTCCTGCTCGAGCCGGGAACTGTTAACCACATACAACTTGCTCGAGTCTCGCTTGATACTTCCTGGCCATAGGATGGAGGACGCTGTGATTGGGGCTCTGACCCGAAAACGTTCTCGACCTCCAACCACGAAGAGGGACGAGAGTAAGGATGCCCCTACCGCAAAGCGGGCCAACATCGTGCAGCAGGCCCCACTCTTGAAGATTTTACCTCCGGCTCCTGTAAAAGTCGGGGAAGCTAGTGGAGTAGCCACAGATCCTGCTACCTCTTCTCCTCCTGTCGGGCCTCGATCTCGCTTACCTGACAGCCGAGCAGAACAACTGGTCCCTTACCTCAATGAGTTTACTAAATCCGTGAGCAATAAGGACCTGGAGGACTTTGACGGCCGCACCTTGGGTGAGCTGGTGGGGGCCATGCAGCATAGCGCTTTCCACCTCAGCTGCATGACCACCTATTACAAGGCTAAGGTTGGCCGCTACGAccggaagatgaaggaggatATTCAATTGGCGACGAGCAGAGCTGACGTTGCCGAGAAGAAAGCAGCGGAGCTGAATCTCGAGAATCTGAAGTTGATAGAGCAAGAATCacttgctcaagcaaaagccattacCCTCGAGGAGGAGCTTACCAAGGTCCAGGAGGATCTGCAAAGGCAGAAGGCTATGTATgaggctcagctcgaatctctCCGTGACTCCCACCGGGCTCAGGTCgagaacttggagagggaggccgacaaccagtacgaccagggacttcggCATTTCTATCGTTGCATCATGGCCGTCCTCGGGAAGCAACACCCTGACCTGAAGGTGGATgaccttgcagctggtgtCGCTCGGCATATAGATGAGGAGGCGGCCAAGGAAGATGCCGAGGGGGTAGAGCCGATCGTGATTGAGGAGGAAAACTCACATCTTCGTGCAGTCCCTGCTGAA GTTTTGGGGGTTGTTCTGTATGAACTTGCTTTGACAATAAGGGTGAAAGATAAACGGTAA